The proteins below are encoded in one region of Sphingobium yanoikuyae:
- a CDS encoding glycosyltransferase: MSLPFFHILVPAGASPQIIVTLTSLRLQIYPNWQVAILGDDVDSDAQAAFQRQLGQKPIQWLDGEDLTQLARSGNDYVFPLLPGDELTPDALAEMALAAKANKSCDLVYADQAERFSEADPLTPFFKPGWSPETLIANDYIGRAAVKFACLPNDFPVRTFDAVDLWSVWLNLSRKPALSTGRCERVLYRIAAVDADDIGRLESRAVAMIHNHLSALGIKGKPFRPEWAKRLAVLAFHIDFPDTGPKVSILIPTKNNFAVFKRCIESLPLTTYDNYEVIVIDNASDEPQTIAYLNEIRGRDKIRILRIPSLLSGFSYSYVNNAAAKEADGDYLLFLNDDTEVIAPKWLSHMVGWGQFPGIGSVGAKLYFANDQVQHSGLIHNLLDGVLPAPAFKLTGRTSIGDHAQDHIVRNYAAVTAACMLTPRDLFLKDGGFDDVDFSVAYNDCDYGFRLSRRGLRHVCVPTAELYHYEGITRGRGRGNDKISEEVSFIRRYADWTDPYFNRNLSQDSFEFQPVRHTVLPDLPIRAPLTIALFSHNLNYEGAPYVLLDIARGLARGGLMHVVIFSLVEGPLRAEFEAAGCQVIVKTNVGVFGAKSEEELQSVLTPIIDEMRRLGVNVALANTVVAHWGVVAAQMLDLPALWVIHESEAPFSHLEGYGAAHVDLARRAFAKSYRNIFVARSTRDLYAPYSPRDNLSVIYNGFNAKHAADELRRYDRQEERAKLGVGPGDLLFVLPGTVCERKSQQDLVAALQLLPASASACRFVIVGDRDGNYSRALHAMADRLPEHLRNRLSIIKETPEVWRYYGAADGMVFTSRLESFPRVIQEAMYSGLAIVTTPVFGISEQLRDQQSGLFFEPGDVHALAAALGRVAGDLSLRQKLAHNARISLGRFPTITAMQEKYVALVQEAALSHARPNPSRPQRAWIQAHQVNHSRWWNIFCGN; encoded by the coding sequence ATGAGCCTGCCCTTTTTCCATATTCTGGTGCCCGCTGGCGCCTCACCGCAAATCATCGTCACTCTGACCAGCCTGCGTTTGCAAATTTATCCGAATTGGCAGGTAGCTATACTGGGCGACGATGTCGATTCAGATGCGCAAGCCGCATTCCAGCGCCAGCTTGGACAGAAGCCTATCCAGTGGTTGGATGGCGAAGACCTGACCCAACTGGCCAGATCAGGCAATGACTATGTCTTCCCGCTCTTGCCCGGAGACGAGTTGACGCCGGATGCTTTGGCGGAAATGGCCTTGGCTGCAAAAGCCAATAAATCATGTGATCTGGTCTATGCGGACCAGGCCGAACGCTTTAGCGAAGCAGATCCGCTGACGCCTTTTTTCAAGCCTGGCTGGTCACCCGAAACATTGATTGCAAATGACTATATCGGTCGTGCCGCAGTCAAATTCGCCTGTCTGCCCAATGATTTCCCCGTAAGAACATTCGATGCAGTCGACCTTTGGTCCGTCTGGCTGAATCTTTCCCGCAAACCCGCATTGTCCACGGGGCGTTGCGAACGGGTACTCTATCGGATTGCGGCAGTCGATGCAGACGACATCGGTCGACTAGAATCCCGTGCCGTTGCGATGATCCACAATCATCTGTCTGCTTTGGGCATCAAGGGTAAGCCTTTCCGGCCCGAATGGGCAAAGCGATTGGCTGTTCTTGCATTTCATATCGACTTCCCGGACACGGGACCAAAAGTATCGATCCTGATCCCGACCAAGAATAATTTCGCGGTTTTCAAGCGCTGCATCGAATCCCTGCCGTTGACGACCTATGACAATTACGAGGTCATAGTCATCGACAATGCCAGCGACGAACCTCAGACCATTGCCTATCTGAACGAAATTCGCGGCAGGGATAAGATCAGGATATTGCGGATACCGTCACTGCTATCAGGTTTCAGCTATTCCTATGTAAACAACGCCGCCGCCAAGGAGGCCGATGGCGACTATCTTCTGTTTTTGAATGACGACACAGAAGTGATCGCACCCAAATGGCTGTCGCATATGGTAGGATGGGGCCAATTTCCGGGCATAGGGTCGGTTGGCGCAAAATTATATTTCGCCAATGATCAGGTCCAGCACAGCGGATTGATCCACAACCTGCTGGACGGTGTTCTGCCGGCGCCCGCCTTCAAGCTGACAGGGCGCACCTCCATCGGTGACCATGCGCAGGACCATATCGTGCGGAACTATGCTGCGGTCACGGCTGCGTGCATGCTGACCCCCCGTGACCTGTTCCTGAAGGATGGTGGGTTCGACGACGTCGATTTTTCCGTCGCCTATAATGATTGCGACTATGGTTTTCGCCTAAGCCGCCGTGGGTTGCGGCATGTTTGCGTTCCGACAGCCGAACTATATCATTATGAAGGCATTACTCGCGGGCGCGGGCGCGGCAACGACAAAATATCCGAAGAAGTTTCCTTCATCCGTCGTTATGCGGACTGGACCGATCCCTATTTCAACCGCAACCTGTCCCAGGATAGTTTCGAATTCCAGCCAGTCAGGCATACCGTCCTTCCAGATCTACCCATCAGGGCGCCTTTGACCATAGCGTTGTTCAGTCACAATCTGAACTATGAAGGCGCGCCCTATGTACTGCTCGACATCGCACGCGGACTGGCGCGTGGCGGATTGATGCACGTCGTCATATTCAGTCTGGTCGAAGGTCCGCTCCGAGCCGAGTTCGAGGCTGCCGGATGTCAGGTCATCGTCAAAACCAATGTCGGGGTGTTTGGCGCCAAAAGCGAAGAAGAACTGCAATCGGTCCTGACCCCTATCATCGACGAGATGCGTCGCCTGGGTGTCAATGTGGCACTTGCCAATACCGTGGTTGCGCATTGGGGCGTTGTGGCAGCGCAGATGCTCGATTTGCCTGCGCTGTGGGTCATTCATGAAAGCGAAGCCCCGTTCAGCCATCTGGAAGGATATGGGGCTGCCCATGTAGATCTCGCGCGGCGAGCATTTGCGAAAAGCTATCGAAATATTTTCGTTGCCCGATCGACGCGTGATTTATACGCGCCTTATTCTCCTCGGGACAATCTTTCGGTCATCTATAATGGCTTCAACGCCAAGCATGCGGCCGATGAATTGCGCCGTTACGACCGGCAGGAGGAGCGGGCGAAGCTTGGCGTGGGACCGGGCGACCTGTTATTTGTGCTGCCGGGCACGGTTTGCGAACGCAAGTCGCAACAGGATCTGGTCGCCGCGTTGCAATTGCTGCCCGCTTCCGCATCCGCTTGCCGGTTCGTGATCGTCGGCGATCGCGATGGCAATTACAGCCGTGCCCTGCACGCCATGGCCGATCGTCTGCCTGAACATCTGAGGAACAGGCTCTCCATCATCAAAGAGACGCCGGAAGTCTGGCGCTATTATGGTGCGGCAGACGGTATGGTATTCACATCGCGTCTGGAAAGCTTCCCTCGCGTCATTCAGGAGGCGATGTATTCCGGCCTGGCAATCGTAACGACCCCTGTCTTTGGCATATCCGAACAATTACGAGACCAACAAAGCGGCCTGTTCTTCGAGCCCGGTGATGTCCATGCTCTGGCAGCGGCTTTGGGCCGTGTAGCCGGCGACCTTTCACTAAGGCAGAAGCTTGCCCATAACGCACGGATTTCCCTTGGGCGCTTCCCAACGATTACGGCGATGCAGGAAAAATATGTCGCCCTGGTGCAGGAAGCCGCGCTTTCCCATGCACGCCCCAACCCAAGTCGACCACAACGTGCATGGATACAGGCGCATCAAGTCAATCACAGTCGCTGGTGGAATATTTTCTGCGGCAACTAA
- a CDS encoding DUF5672 family protein, translated as MMAARLPLPQVTLCAVSSVNVAATLRALETSLSQVDAAAALLLTDKPVKPDHPGITVVSIAPITSSRAYSDFLLTQLVDHVQTSHCLTIQWDGHVLDASRWHPDFLTYDYIGASWPQFTDGHDVGNGGFSLRSRRLMQLCRDPAFHPSHPEDVAIARINRDWLERQGMRFAPRALADRFAAERAGDITASFGYHGAWLMPRAVGIEPFWTLYRELDDRGTIRHDFSSILKQIGQGRGGWSRALRLTLDQFRR; from the coding sequence ATGATGGCTGCCCGCCTCCCTCTGCCGCAGGTGACGCTGTGCGCGGTCAGCTCGGTCAATGTTGCGGCGACCCTCCGGGCGCTGGAAACCAGCCTGTCGCAGGTCGATGCTGCGGCCGCGCTGCTGCTGACCGACAAACCGGTGAAGCCCGATCATCCCGGCATCACCGTCGTGTCGATCGCGCCCATCACATCATCGCGGGCCTATTCCGATTTTCTCCTGACGCAGTTGGTCGATCATGTCCAGACCAGCCATTGCCTGACCATCCAATGGGACGGCCATGTGCTGGACGCATCGCGTTGGCATCCCGACTTTCTGACTTATGACTATATCGGCGCCAGTTGGCCCCAGTTCACCGATGGGCATGATGTCGGCAATGGCGGCTTTTCGCTGCGCAGCCGTCGCCTGATGCAGTTGTGCCGCGATCCGGCCTTTCATCCTTCCCATCCCGAAGATGTCGCGATCGCCCGGATCAACCGTGACTGGCTGGAGCGGCAGGGCATGCGCTTTGCGCCGCGCGCGCTCGCCGACCGCTTCGCCGCCGAACGGGCAGGGGACATCACGGCCAGCTTTGGCTATCATGGCGCCTGGCTGATGCCGCGGGCGGTGGGGATCGAACCCTTCTGGACCCTGTATCGCGAACTGGACGATCGCGGCACGATCCGGCATGACTTTTCTTCGATATTGAAACAGATAGGGCAGGGGCGGGGAGGATGGAGCCGCGCCCTGCGCCTGACGCTGGACCAGTTCAGGCGGTAA
- a CDS encoding HAD family hydrolase, with protein MNRHTYRIRRFIGKHIKKHAFLRKSLGLYSKSLTEVRPSMKWPYFDITEYLNRYPDVAAAEMDAFEHFSRHGWREGRWASAYFDALWYANAYLDTNDGIDPISHYANGGWRQGTRPNPYFDAEWYLNTYLDVKEAGVEPLDHYVNWGWKEGRNPSPYFDVRYYLQHNGDVRETGMEPLMHFILCGWREQGRNPNPYFSGDWYRQKYQDRFDTDTCPLRHYLASGSALGLQPGPNFDPLFYRKKYSDIAPDSEPLAHFLQYGRSERRVPHPDAEPDADIAVADWAGANALNEQRIALLSRELGTPLALSSPSEVAQGTIRKYLPNVKAVTFDIFDTLVERRSGRPETIFALLDVVARQKAPQISNFVAVRKQAERNAREIAGMREITMVEIWDHFSQLTGLSAAVCTDLARHECELEITFCEAKPIGIDLLRTALEEGRAVYLLSDIYFDRDTVEAILAKAGVIGYSKLYISSEIGGTKHYGGMFKLLLSENDLIAGEVLHIGDNPHSDVAMPKSVGMLALQIEKSDAMSPSDTLRAWFNSDISNPTGLWQSIIAGELIHRDALLHVSTPSTLDIVRTAGAQALGPVLLAFAQYLAKKSRQFGHGCLYFASRDGFYLREAYEALRPVCPDLPPSRYVLASRRVCRAAGISNLDDILAVASVDHFPMPLRQFMAARFLLSDAEIDALPVSAQDLDRVITNARSDKEMHRLLESCSGAILARCMAHAAAYRDYLADTGITSPGAALVDIGYRGTTQRAIADMTGNKLDGLYMVTWPEVSGLLDRGLRYDAFLPSKGASSDPIVKYVQMLELLCSATHGSIASFEHENGVARPVMLPGDISARTGHTLNALREGALDFVHAIASSYPELLDWQPPHSAEVIGTLVEFCATPRLEVVDGLREHLFEDVFGGAVKPLIGRQGSNLGEALEDGCWTEGSVSLWRATALGFSSLSWPEGDAQPDRFDREGMTFPGYQTAEVLA; from the coding sequence ATGAACCGCCACACATATCGTATTCGTCGTTTCATTGGAAAGCACATAAAGAAACATGCTTTCCTTCGTAAATCATTGGGACTTTATTCGAAATCGCTTACAGAGGTGCGTCCATCGATGAAATGGCCATATTTCGATATTACCGAATATCTTAATCGCTACCCTGACGTAGCAGCTGCCGAAATGGACGCTTTCGAGCATTTTTCGCGTCATGGCTGGCGCGAAGGCCGTTGGGCATCCGCCTATTTCGATGCACTATGGTATGCCAATGCCTATCTGGACACGAACGATGGCATCGACCCCATTTCGCACTACGCCAACGGCGGTTGGCGGCAAGGAACGAGGCCCAACCCCTATTTTGATGCGGAATGGTATTTGAACACCTATCTGGATGTCAAGGAAGCAGGGGTCGAACCACTCGACCATTATGTAAACTGGGGCTGGAAGGAAGGACGCAACCCCTCCCCCTATTTCGATGTCCGCTACTATTTGCAGCATAATGGCGATGTGCGGGAAACCGGGATGGAGCCGCTGATGCACTTCATCCTGTGTGGATGGCGTGAACAGGGACGCAATCCCAATCCTTATTTCTCCGGCGACTGGTATCGTCAGAAATATCAGGACAGGTTCGATACGGACACGTGCCCGTTGCGCCACTATCTCGCTTCCGGTTCGGCGCTGGGATTGCAGCCCGGTCCGAATTTCGACCCCTTGTTCTACCGCAAGAAATATTCCGATATCGCCCCGGATAGTGAACCGTTGGCTCATTTCCTGCAATATGGTCGCAGTGAGCGACGGGTTCCACACCCGGACGCAGAACCGGACGCCGACATAGCAGTCGCCGATTGGGCCGGCGCCAATGCCCTGAACGAACAGCGTATCGCGTTGTTGTCCCGCGAACTCGGCACCCCGCTCGCGCTCAGCAGCCCGTCGGAGGTCGCACAGGGAACGATCCGCAAATATCTGCCCAACGTCAAAGCGGTGACATTCGACATATTTGATACATTGGTCGAGCGCCGGTCAGGCAGGCCGGAAACCATCTTTGCACTTTTAGATGTCGTTGCGCGGCAAAAGGCGCCGCAGATTTCCAACTTTGTCGCAGTCCGCAAACAGGCCGAACGCAATGCCCGTGAGATCGCGGGTATGCGGGAAATCACCATGGTGGAAATCTGGGATCATTTTTCACAATTAACCGGCCTTTCCGCTGCCGTTTGCACCGACTTGGCACGGCATGAATGTGAACTGGAAATCACTTTCTGCGAAGCCAAACCGATCGGAATCGATTTGTTGCGCACCGCGCTGGAGGAAGGTCGCGCCGTCTATCTGCTGTCCGACATTTATTTCGACCGCGACACCGTGGAAGCCATTCTGGCCAAGGCTGGCGTGATCGGGTATAGTAAACTTTATATTTCCTCTGAAATCGGTGGTACCAAACATTATGGCGGCATGTTCAAACTGCTGCTGAGCGAAAATGATCTGATAGCTGGCGAAGTCCTTCATATAGGCGACAACCCGCATTCGGACGTCGCCATGCCGAAAAGCGTCGGCATGCTTGCGCTTCAAATCGAGAAGAGTGACGCGATGTCGCCTTCCGACACGCTGCGCGCGTGGTTCAACAGCGATATATCGAACCCGACCGGCCTCTGGCAGTCCATCATCGCGGGTGAACTGATACATCGCGACGCCCTTCTCCATGTCAGTACGCCTTCTACTCTCGATATCGTGCGGACAGCGGGGGCACAGGCTCTGGGTCCGGTACTGCTTGCTTTTGCTCAGTATCTTGCAAAAAAATCGCGGCAATTTGGTCATGGTTGCCTGTATTTCGCATCAAGAGACGGTTTCTACCTGCGTGAAGCCTATGAAGCACTACGCCCTGTCTGCCCCGACCTGCCGCCGTCCCGTTATGTGCTGGCGTCCCGCCGGGTATGCCGCGCCGCCGGCATCAGCAACCTGGACGACATCCTGGCTGTCGCGAGCGTCGATCATTTTCCAATGCCCCTGCGCCAGTTCATGGCTGCGCGGTTTCTTTTGTCGGATGCCGAAATCGATGCTCTGCCGGTTAGCGCGCAGGATCTGGACCGGGTCATTACCAATGCCCGCTCCGACAAGGAGATGCATCGACTGCTGGAATCATGTTCCGGCGCAATCCTGGCCCGATGCATGGCACATGCCGCCGCCTACCGGGATTACCTGGCCGATACCGGCATCACGTCGCCGGGCGCAGCCCTGGTCGATATAGGCTATCGCGGCACAACCCAGCGCGCCATCGCCGACATGACAGGCAACAAACTGGATGGCCTGTATATGGTTACTTGGCCCGAAGTGTCAGGTCTGCTGGATCGGGGTCTTCGCTATGACGCTTTTCTGCCCAGTAAGGGAGCGTCGAGCGATCCCATCGTCAAATATGTTCAAATGTTGGAACTACTCTGTTCGGCAACTCATGGCAGCATCGCCTCGTTCGAACATGAGAACGGCGTCGCACGCCCGGTCATGCTACCGGGCGACATCTCTGCGCGCACAGGCCATACATTGAATGCCCTGCGCGAAGGCGCGCTTGATTTCGTGCATGCGATTGCAAGCAGCTATCCTGAACTGCTGGATTGGCAACCGCCTCATTCTGCCGAAGTCATCGGAACGCTAGTTGAATTTTGCGCAACACCTCGGCTTGAAGTCGTCGATGGGCTGCGCGAACATCTGTTCGAGGACGTGTTTGGCGGCGCGGTCAAGCCACTGATCGGCCGACAAGGCAGTAATCTGGGCGAAGCCCTGGAAGACGGATGCTGGACGGAAGGCAGCGTATCCCTATGGCGCGCCACCGCCCTGGGCTTTTCCAGCCTGAGCTGGCCTGAAGGAGACGCGCAACCTGACCGTTTCGACAGGGAGGGCATGACCTTTCCCGGTTATCAAACCGCGGAGGTGCTGGCATGA
- a CDS encoding phytanoyl-CoA dioxygenase family protein: MTNIFPGLPLIESPLFPALKAEWGLSAEEERIATDLHEKGYAVFDFPDADLDGRIDRIQSHLGPRYGIDFADPQSDKTTRERRVQDAWQFDEDVRAIAANQAVLDLLSKLYGRRAFPFQTLNFPVGTQQDAHSDSVHFSSLPERFMCGVWLAMEDIGPDAGPLFYYPGSHKWPIMTNALIGRRGYGSDLASAQDPYAPAWQALREVHGAQEERFLPKKGQALIWCANLLHGGSRQNDPTLTRWSQVTHYYFDDCIYYTPAFSDEAIGKLALRNLVSIGDGEARPNRYMGEEVKQPAIIPNSPRRPAWQRKLLKRFRQLR, from the coding sequence TTGACCAACATCTTTCCCGGCCTGCCTCTGATCGAATCCCCGCTATTCCCGGCGCTCAAGGCGGAATGGGGGCTGAGCGCGGAGGAAGAGCGGATCGCCACCGATCTGCATGAAAAGGGCTATGCCGTCTTCGATTTCCCCGACGCGGATCTGGACGGCCGCATCGACCGTATTCAGAGCCATCTGGGGCCGCGCTACGGCATCGACTTCGCCGATCCACAAAGCGACAAGACGACGCGCGAACGCCGCGTGCAGGATGCCTGGCAGTTTGACGAGGATGTCCGCGCCATCGCCGCCAATCAGGCGGTGCTGGACCTCCTCAGCAAGCTTTACGGCCGTCGCGCCTTTCCGTTCCAGACGCTCAACTTCCCGGTCGGCACGCAACAGGATGCCCATTCGGATTCCGTCCATTTTTCCAGCCTGCCCGAACGGTTCATGTGCGGCGTATGGCTGGCGATGGAGGATATCGGGCCGGACGCCGGGCCGCTCTTTTACTATCCCGGTTCGCATAAATGGCCGATCATGACCAATGCGCTGATTGGCCGCCGCGGCTATGGCAGCGATCTCGCCTCCGCACAGGATCCCTATGCCCCGGCCTGGCAGGCGCTGCGCGAAGTCCATGGCGCGCAGGAAGAACGGTTTCTCCCGAAAAAAGGGCAGGCGCTGATCTGGTGCGCGAACCTGCTCCACGGCGGCAGTCGCCAGAATGACCCCACGCTCACCCGCTGGTCGCAGGTGACGCATTATTATTTCGACGACTGCATCTATTATACGCCCGCTTTTTCGGACGAGGCGATCGGCAAGCTGGCCCTGCGCAATCTGGTGTCGATCGGCGACGGGGAAGCGCGACCCAATCGCTATATGGGGGAAGAGGTGAAACAGCCGGCAATCATTCCAAATTCGCCACGGCGACCTGCATGGCAAAGAAAATTGCTTAAGCGTTTTCGACAGTTGCGATAA